In one Parus major isolate Abel chromosome 13, Parus_major1.1, whole genome shotgun sequence genomic region, the following are encoded:
- the BRD8 gene encoding bromodomain-containing protein 8 isoform X4, translating into MAAGPGKHKLLSAGPTEPWSIREKLCLASSVMRSGDQNWVSVSRAIKPFAEPGRPPDWFSQKHCASQYSELLETTETPKRKRGEKGEVVETVEDVIVRKLTAERVEELKKIIKETQEKYRQLKKDAELIQAGHMDNRLEELCNEIMIKKKMEEEEAEVKRKATDAAYQARQAIKNPPRRLTGVMVRSPAGSTSPGGDYSLGDLSQPAGDEASPGVTPGTLPSTPVASFIGIPDTPPGSAPLDAPMTPVTDDSPQKKMLGQKATPPPSPLLSELLKKGSLLPTSPRLVGENEMAVASGHMNSSGVLLEVGSVLPVLHSGEMQSAPGAVPASPAASGAPTLSRLLEAGPAQFTSPLASFSAVASEPPAKLLPPPVEPVSQATIVMMPTLSAPAVVPPAAAPESIATVSQPEACVSMEAVSDSHTVTVSMDSSEISMIIDSIKKDCLASGAGNTAGSSKDHCMDGKEDLDLAEKMDIAVSYTGEELDFDTVGNIIAIIEDKVDDHPEVLDAAVVEAALSSFCEDTDDPQTLPGPWEHSIRQEHEKQAQMPQVSVTVKQERLECEEPEAKGIRDLMGINELGPEIKTELAEQDQSQLGPEETIPATARVTETPELRNQEIEEDQRAAVASGETSEIKIESSQGEDAVLNPVKTETPPDDDSSPPQVPNVSEDSSQADVQHKFELSESMKEEAQALFRSQMKDGQGEEDDEDGASEAASLEEPKEEDQGEGYLSEMDNEPPVSESDDGFSVHNAPLQSHALADSIPSSPASSQFSVCSEDQEAIQAQKIWKKAIMLVWRAAANHRYANVFLQPVTDDIAPGYHSIVQRPMDLSTIKKNIENGLIRTTAEFQRDIMLMFQNAVMYNSSDHDVYHMAVEMQRDVLEQIQQFLATQLMMQTSESGISAKSLRGRDSTRKQDASEKDGGTRGRRCAIEADMKMKK; encoded by the exons atggcggcggggccgggga AGCACAAGCTCCTGAGCGCCGGCCCCACCGAGCCCTGGTCCATCCGCGAGAAGCTCTGCCTGGCATCCTCCGTCATGCGCAGCGGCGACCAGAACTG GGTCTCAGTCAGCAGAGCCATCAAACCTTTTGCAGAGCCAGGACGCCCACCTGACTGGTTTTCCCAAAAG cactGTGCATCTCAGTACTCAGAGCTCTTGGAGACCACAGAGACCCCTAA AAGGAAACGTGGTGAGAAAGGAGAAGTTGTGGAAACTGTGGAAGATGTTATTGTGCGGAAACTGACTGCAGAGCGGGTTGAGGAGttgaagaaaattataaaagaaacacaggaaaaatacag ACAACTCAAGAAGGATGCAGAGCTGATCCAGGCCGGACACATGGATAACAGACTGGAGGAGCTGTGCAATGAGATCATGAT aaagaaaaaaatggaagaagaggAGGCAGAAGTCAAGAGGAAGGCTACAGATGCTGCTTATCAGG CTCGCCAGGCCATTAAGAACCCACCTCGAAGGCTCACGGGGGTGATGGTTCGTTCTCCCGCTGGCTCCACCTCCCCGGGCGGGGATTATTCCCTCGGAGATCTGTCCCAGCCCGCTGGGGATGAGGCCAGTCCAGGG gtCACGCCAGGGACATTGCCCAGCACCCCAGTTGCCTCCTTCATTGGAATCCCTGACAcccctccaggctctgctcccctggatGCCCCCATGACCCCAGTCACTGATGATTCACCCCAGAAAAAGATGCTAGGACAAAAAGCAACTCcgcctccttcccctctgctctcagagctgctgaagaagGGCAGTCTCCTGCCCACAAGCCCCAGGCTG GTTGGTGAAAATGAAATGGCAGTGGCTTCTGGTCACATGAACAGCTCTGGAGTGCTGCTGGAGGTAGGAAGTGTCCTTCCAGTGCTGCACAGTGGGGAAATGCAGTCGGCAcctggtgctgtccctgcatcTCCGGCTGCTTCAG GTGCTCCTACGCTTTCCCGGCTTTTAGAAGCTGGTCCTGCACAGTTCACCTCACCTCTTGCTTCCTTCTCCGCTGTTGCCAGCGAGCCTCCAGCTAAGCTCCTGCCACCCCCCGTAGAGCCTGTGTCCCAGGCCACTATTGTCATGATGCCCACGCTGTCAGCACCAGCCGTTGTGccaccagctgcagctccagaaagCATAGCCACAG TGAGCCAGCCAGAAGCCTGTGTTTCCATGGAGGCAGTGTCAGATTCCCATACTGTGACAGTGTCCATGGACAGCAGTGAAATATCAATGATCATTGATTCCATCAAGAAAGACTGCCTGGCTTCTGGGGCTGGCAACACTGCAGGATCTTCCAAAGATCACTGCATGGATGGGAAAGAAGATCTGGATCTGGCTGAAAAAATGGATATTGCTGTGTCCTATACGGGGGAAGAGCTGGACTTCGATACGGTTGGAAATATTATAGCCATCATTGAGGACAAG GTAGATGACCACCCTGAAGTCCTGGATGCAGCAGTTGTTGAAGCTGCTCTGTCTTCTTTCTGCGAAGATACCGATGACCCTCAGACCCTTCCTGGCCCATGGGAGCATTCAATTCGTCAGGAGCATGAGAAACAAGCCCAGATGCCACAAGTGTCTGTGACTGTGAAGCAGGAGAGATTGGAGTGTGAGGAACCAGAGGCAAAGGGGATTCGAGACCTAATGGGTATCAATGAGCTGGGGCCAGAAATAAAGACTGAACTTGCAGAGCAGGACCAGAGTCAGCTGGGCCCTGAAGAAACAATACCAGCAACTGCAAGAGTGACAGAAACACCAGAGCTTAGAAACCAAGAGATAGAGGAAGATCAAAGAGCAGCTGTAGCATCAGGAGAGACTTCTGAAATCAAGATAGAGTCATCCCAGGGAGAAGATGCAGTGCTCAATCCAGTGAAGACAGAG ACCCCACCTGATGATGATTCATCCCCTCCACAAGTCCCAAATGTGAGTGAAGACTCCTCACAGGCTGATGTTCAGCACAAATTTGAGCTGTCAG agTCAATGAAGGAGGAGGCCCAAGCCCTGTTTAGGAGTCAGATGAAG GATGGGCAGGGtgaggaggatgatgaggatggtgCCAGTGAGGCTGCCAGTTTGGAGGAACCCAAAGAAGAAGACCAGGGTGAGGGGTATCTCTCAGAGATGGATAACGAACCCCCCGTGAGCGAGAGCGATGACGGCTTCAGCGTCCACAACGCGCCCTTGCAGTCCCACGCGCTCGCCGactccatccccagcagcccGGCCTCCTCGCAGTT CTCAGTGTGCAGTGAGGACCAGGAAGCAATACAGGCtcagaagatctggaagaaagCCATCATGCTGgtttggagagcagcagctaATCACAG GTATGCCAATGTCTTCCTACAGCCTGTAACTGATGACATAGCACCAGGCTACCACAGCATCGTGCAGAG GCCAATGGATTTATCCACCATCAAAAAGAACATTGAGAACGGGCTGATCCGAACCACAGCTGAGTTCCAGCGGGATATTATGCTGATGTTTCAGAATGCAGTGATGTACAACAGCTCTGACCATGATGTGTACCACATGGCTGTGGAGATGCAGAGAGATgtcctggagcagatccag CAATTTCTGGCCACACAACTGATGATGCAAACATCAGAGTCAGGGATCAGTGCAAAGAGCCTGCGGGGGCGAGACTCCACTCGCAAGCAGGATGCTTCGGAGAAG GACGGAGGCACCAGAGGGCGGCGCTGCGCCATCGAGGCGGAcatgaagatgaagaaatga